The Ramlibacter pinisoli genome segment GCCCAGGCGCTTCGAGCGCGGCTACGGCTACATGTTCAGCCAGCACATCCTCCAGGCCCACGAGGGCTGCGACTTCGACTACCTCGAAACCGGCTTCGGTCCCGCCATCGGCGAGCCGGCCATCTACTGAGACCGCCACCGCATGCAGAACCGACGCCACGCACTGCGGCAGGTCGCCGCCGCCTCCCTCGCACTGGCCCTGGCCGGTGGCGCGCTCGCGCAGGCCCCGGCCTTCCCGAGCAAACCCATGACCATCGTGGTGCCGGCCTCGCCCGGCGGCGCCATCGACCTGCTGGCCCGCCTGATCGGCCAGAAGATGACCGAGGCCTGGGGCCAACCGGTCACGGTGGACAACAAGGCCGGCGCCACCGGCATCATCGGCACCGAGTTCGTCGCCAAGGCCGCGCCCGACGGCCACGTGCTCGCGCTGGTGGCCAGCAGCCATGCGATCAACCCCAGCATGGTGAAGAAGCTCCCCTACGACACGCTCAAGAGCTTCGAACCCGTGGCGCACACCCACATCGTGCCGCTGGTGCTGGTGGTGTCGAACACCGTGCCCGCCAGGTCCGTGAAGGAACTCATCGCCTACGGCAAGGCCAACCCCGGCAAGCTGTCGTTCGCCTCCAGCGGACCCGGCGGCGCGCCCCACATGAGCGGCGAGCTGTTCAAGAGCATGGCCGGCCTGGACATGGTGCACATCCCCTACAAGGGCAGCACCGTCGCCCATCCCGACCTGATCAGCGGGCGCACCTCGCTGATGTTCGACACCGTCGCCGCGATCAACGTCCAGATCAAGGCCGGCACCGTGCGCCCGCTGGGCGTCACCACACTGCAGCGCAGCTCGGTGCTGCCGGCCGTGCCGACCATCGCCGAGTCCGGCCTGCCCGGCTACGACACCAGCACCTGGGGCGCCCTGCTCGCGCCCGCGGGCACGCCCAAGGCGGTGGTCGCCCGGCTCAATGCCGAGGTCACGCGCATCCTCGCGCTGCCGGACGTCAAGCAGAAGCTGCAGGACGCCGGCATCGAGCCGGGCCACGGCACGCCCGAGCAGGTCAGCGCCTTCCTCGAGAAGGAGATGGTCAAGTGGGCCAAGGTGGCCCGAGACGCAGGAATCCAACCCGAATGAAACACGTCATCCTCCAGAACGGCCCCCTGTCCCCCTGGCTCGAAGAGCAGCTCGCCGCCCGCTACGAGGTGCTGCCGCTGCACAAGCAGGCCGATCCGCAGGCGTTCCTGCGCGAGCAGGGCGCGCGCATCGAGGGCATGGCCACGTCGGGCAAGGCCGGCGCGAAGGCCGCGCTGCTGGACGCGCTGCCCAACCTGCGCGTGATCTCCAGCTTCGGTGTCGGCTACGACGCCATCGACATCGACAAGGTGCGCGCGCGCGGCATCCCGGTGGGCTACACGCCCGACGTGCTGAACGACTGCGTGGCCGACACCGCGTTCGCGCTGCTGATGGACGTGGCGCGCGGCACCAGCGCCAGCGACCGCTTCGTGCGCCGCGGCGACTGGCTCAAGGGCAATTTCCCGCTCACCACCCGCGTGAGCGGCAAGCGGCTGGGCATCGTCGGCCTGGGCCGCATCGGCCGCGTGATCGCGCGCCGCGCCGCCGGCTTCGACATGGAGATCCGCTACCACAACCGGCGCCCCGTCGAGGGCTCGGGCTACGCCTACGAGCCCACCCTCGCCGGGCTGGCCGCCTGGTGCGATTTCCTGGTGATCATCGCCGCCGGGGGCGCCGGCACCCGCCACCTGGTCGATGCGCAGGTGCTGCGCGCGCTCGGCCCCCAGGGCTTCCTGGTGAACGTGGCGCGCGGCTCCGTCGTCGACGAACGGGCGCTCGTGAAGGCGCTGCAGGAGCGCACCATCGCCGGCGCCGGCCTGGACGTGTTCGACGACGAACCCAACGTGCCGCCGGCGCTGTTCACGCTCGACAACGTGGTGCTGCTGCCGCACGTGGCGAGCGCCACGAACGAGACCCGGCGCGCGATGGGCGAGCTCACGCTGTCCAACCTCGACGCCTTCTTCGCCACCGGCCAGGTGCCGGTCGCCATCCCCCATCCCGCCTGAGGAGACACCGATGCCAACCACCTCCCCGGCGCGCCGCGCCGCCCTGCGCGCCTGCGCCATGGCCGCCCTGGCGCTCGCCTCCGGCGCCGCGTCCGCCCAGGCCTGGCCCAGCAAGCCGGTCACCATCGTCGTGCCCTTCGCCCCGGGCGGCGGCACCGACATCGGCACCCGCGTGGTGGCGCAGAAGCTCTCGCAGCTGTGGGGCCAGTCGGTCGTGGTCGACAACCGCGGCGGCGCCGGCGGCAACGTCGGCCTGGACATCGTCGCGCGTGCCAAGCCCGACGGCTACACGCTGATGACCGGCAACGTCGGCACCCAGTCGATCAACCCCACGCTGTACAAGAAGCTCAGCTACAACCCCGACACCGCCTTCACGCCGATCGCGCAGTTCGCCGAACTGCCGTTCGTGCTGGCCGCCACCACCTCGCTGCCGGCGAAGAATGCGCGCGAGCTTGTGGCGCTGGCCAAGGCGCAGCCCGACAAGGTGAGCTACGCCAGCTCCGGCAGCGGCGGCTCGCCGCACCTGTCGGGCGAGACCTTCAAGATCGCCACCGGCACCAAGATCCTGCACGTGCCGTACAAGGGCGGCGGCGCCGCCATGACCGACCTCATCGCCGGCAACGTGCAGCTGATGTTCGCCTCGGTGCTCGAGCTGTCGGGCCACATCAAGGCCGGCAAGCTCAAGGCGCTGGCCATCGCCGGCAAGCAGCGCGTGGCCGCCCTGCCCGACGTGCCGACGTTGGAGGAAAGCGGCGTCACGGGCGCCGAATCGGGCTCCTGGCTGGGCCTGCTGGCCCCCGCCGGCACGCCGCAGGCGGTGGTCGACAAGGTGGCGCAGGACGTCAGGCAGGTGCTGGCCATGCCCGACGTGCAGCAGCAGCTGCAGGCCCAGGGCGCGGTGGCGCGCTTCGGCACGGCGGCCGAGTTCAATGCCCTCATCGCCAGCGATCGCAAGCGCTACGCGCGCATCATCACCGAGAACAACCTGTCGGCCGACTGAGGCCGGCGCCACGAGAGACCCAGGAGACATCCCATGACCGCTACCCGCCGCCATTTCCTCCAGGTGAGCGCCGCCGCCGCCGTGAGCCTGCCCGCGTTCGCCGCCACCTGGCCGAGCCAGCCGCTGAAGATCGTGATCCCGTTCGCGGCCGGCGGCACCTCGGACGTTATCGCGCGCATCATCTCCAAGCCGCTGTCCGACGCGCTCGGCCAGCCGGTGGTGATCGAGAACCGCACCGGCGCCTCCGGCAACCTGGGCGCCGGCGTGGTGGCCAACGCCACCGACGCCCACACCATGCTGCTGTCCGACCTGGGCGCACTGGCCGTGAGCCCGCTGGTCACCAAGGACCTGCCGTTCAAGATCGAGCAGCTGCAGGGCGTGACCATGCTGGCCTACTCGCCCCACCTGCTGGTGGTGCACCCCTCGGTGCCCGCCAACAACGTGAAGGAGCTGGCCGCCTGGTCGCAGACCAACAAGCTCAATGCCGCCTCCTCGGGCAGCGGCACGCCCAACCACCTGGGCATCGTCGACATCGCGCTGACCACCGGCATGAAGTGGCAGCACGTGCCCTACCGCGGCGGCGCGGCGGCCATCAACGACACCATGGCCGGCACCACCCAGATGCTGCTGAACGGCATGGTGGCCACCTACCCGCTGGTGCAGTCGGGCAAGCTGAAGATGATCGGCGTGTCCAAGCGCACCCGCATGGCCGTCATCGGCAACGTGCCCACGCTGGCCGAACAGGGCGTCACCGGCTTCGAGTCGGGCACCTACCAGGGCGTCGTGGTCTCGGCATCGATGCCCAGGCCGGCGGTCGAGGCGCTGTCGGCGGCGCTGGTGAAAGTGATCCGCACGCCGGAGATCCGCGCCCGCCTGACCGAGCTGGGCGCCGAGGTGATGACCTCGTCGCCGGCCGAGACGACGCAGTGGCTGGGCAGCGAGCGCAAGCGCTGGGCCGGCGTGATCGAGCGCGCCGGCAAGACCATCGAAGGCAACGCGTGAGCCAGACCCTCGCGGCGCTCCAGGCCTTCGGCACGGCGCTGTACGTCGCGGCCGGCATGGACGCCGACAAGGCCACGGCCGTGGCGCGCCTGCAGGTGCTCACCGACGCCATGGGCCGGCGCACGCACGGCCTGGCGATGGCGCCGCTGTACCTGGCCGAACTGGCCAAGGGCGGCATGCAGGGGCGCGGCCAGCCCGAGGTGGTGACCGACAACGGCCTGTGCGCCGTCTGGGATGGCGGCTACCTGCCCGGCCTGTGGCTGGTCGAACAGGCCATCGAGGCCGCCCTGCCGCGCGCCGCGCAATCGGGCCTCGCCGCCGTGGCCATCCGCCGCAGCCACCACATCGGCTGCCTGGCGGCGCTGGTCAAGCAGGCGGCCGACCGCGGCTTCGTGGCGCAGATCGCCAACTCCGACCCGGCCGGCCAGCGGGTGGCACCCTATGGCGGCACCGAGGCGCTGTTCACGCCCAACCCGTTCGCGATCGGCTATCCGGGCGACGACCACCCGGTGCTGGTGGACATCTGCGCCTCCATCACCACCACCTCCATGACGCGCCAGAAGCACGCGGCCGGCGAACAGTTCGAGCACCCCTGGCTGCTCGACGCCGACGGCGTGCCCACGCGCGACCCCGCCGTGCTGGAGCACGCCAGCCCGCGCGGTTCACTGCAGCTGATGGGCGGGCAGGAATACGGCCACAAGGGCTTCGGCCTGGCGCTGATGATCGAGGCGCTGTCGCAGGGCCTGTCGGGCCACGGCCGCAAGGACGCCCCCAGGCGCTGGGGCGGCAACGTCTTCCTGCTCGTCATCGACCCGGCCCGCTTCGCCGGCCGCGACGCCTTCGCCGACCAGATGGACCACCTGGCCGACCGCTGCCGGGCCAACCGCCCCATCGACGCGCGCAAGCCGGTGCGCCTGCCCGGCGATGCCGCGGCCGCCGGCATCGCGCAGGCGCAGCGCGAGGGCATCGCCTACGACGCTCCCACCTGGTCGGCCCTGGCCGGCTGGGCCGACCAGCTGCGGGTGGCACTGCCCGCCTGACCCCTTTTCGTTCCTTTCCTTCTCCGGACCCGACCATGGCACTCAACCCGACCACCAAGGCCCAGCTGATGGGCGTGAGCACGGCCACGCTGTGCACCGCCCTGTTCAAGCGCGGGCTGCGCAACCAGTTCATCCAGGACGTGCACCCGCTGAACGCCAACCTGCCGAACATGGTGGGCGAGGCCTTCACGCTGCGCTACATCCCGGCGCGCGAGGACCTGAACCCGATCACGGTGTTCCTCGACCGCAACCACCCGCAGCGGCAGGCCGTCGAGCAATGCCCCGAAGGCGCGGTGATGGTCATCGACAGCCGCAAGAACGCGCGCGCCGCCTCGGCCGGCTCCATCCTGGTCACGCGGCTGATGGTGCGCGGCTGTGCCGGCGTGGTGACCGACGGGGGCTTTCGCGACTCGCCCGAGATCGGCGCCATGACCTTCCCCTCCTACCACCACCGCCCGAGCGCACCGACCAACCTGACGATGCACCAGGCGCTGGACATCAACGTGCCCATCGGCTGCGGCGACGTGGCCGTGTTCCCGGGCGACGTGGTGGTGGGCGACCGCGAGGGAGTGGTGGTCATCCCCGCCCACCTGGCCGACGAGGTCGCGGCCGAAGCCCACGAGATGACCGCGTTCGAGGACTTCGTGAGCGAAGAGGTGCTCAAGGGCCGCAGCATCCTGGGCCTGTACCCGGCCACCGACCCGCGCACCAAGGACGACTTCGCCGCCTGGCGCCGCGCCAAGGGACGCTGAAGCGCCTCAGGCGACCTGCACGGTGACCCGCAGGTAGTTGGCCGGAATCTCGGTCGACTGCGGGTTGCCGCTGCGGTTCTGGGCGGCGAACAGCGCCTCGAGCTCCTCGCGCAGCCGCCCCTCGCGGCCCTCCCTCGCAGCGGCCTCGAACGCGTTCATGGTCGGGCCGTAGAAGCGGCGGAACAGGTCGACGAAGGCCTCCGGCGAACCGGGGAAGCGGAAGGTGAACGTGTCGGCCTGGCAAGCCACCGCATCGGCCGGCACGCCCGCGGCGCCGAATCGTTCGAGCACGTGGTCCTGCACGCCCCAGGTCATCGGGCTCACGAATCCCTGCGGCGGCGGCGGCGAATAGGCCGAACTGATCTTGAGGATCTGCGCCACCAGCGTCGGGTCGTTCGGGATCCAGTTGCCCATCACGATGGCCCCACCCGGCCGGGTGACGCGCACCATCTCGCGCGCCACGTCGGCGGGCCGCGGCGCGAACATGGCGCCGAAGACCGAGACCACGCGGTCGAAGCTGCCGTTCTCGATGCCCTCGAGATTGCTGGCATCGCCCTCGACGAAGCGGATGTTGGCCAGCCCGGCAGCACGCGCGCGGTCGTTGCCGGCACGCACCAGGTTCTCGGCGATGTCGACGCCCAGCACGTCGGCGCCGAGCTGGGCCGCCGGCAATGCGGTGGTGCCGTCGCCGCAGCCGAGGTCCATGACCCGCATGCCGGGCCGCAGGCCCAGCGTGGCGACCAGCGCTTCGCCACTGGCGCGCATGCTGTCGGCGATGCGCGTGAAGTCGCCCTTTTCCCACAAGGCCTTGTTCGGATTCATCCCATTGCTCCCGGTTGGACGGGTTGGCCGCAAGCCCCGGCCCTGGCCCGCCGCGCAGGCTACGCCCGGCTCCGCAGGAAGTCCATCGATGGGTTGCCTTCCCGTTGCCCGGCAGGGGCACCGCCCAGCCCGGCCGCACCGTGCCACCATCGCGGGACCTTCCGATCCCGAGGCAAGGACAGCCCATGACCGATCTCACGCAGCTGCAGCAGGTGCTGCAACCCCTCTTCCCCGGCCTGATGGGCGTGCGCCTGCTCGAGGCGACGCCCGAGCGCGTGGTGGCCGAGATGGTGGTGCGGCCCGACCTGTGCACGGCCGGCGGCATCCTGCACGGCGGCGCCGTGATGGCGTTCGCCGACACGCTGGGCGCCGTGGGCACCATCGTCAACCTGCCGCCCGGCAAGTCGACCACCACCACCGACTCCAGCACCAAGTTCATGGCCGGCGCCATGGCCGGCACCACGGTCCGCGGCGAATCGGTGGCGCTGCACCGCGGGCGCACCACCCACGTCTGGCAGACGTCGATCACCAACGACGCCGGGCGGCTCTGCGCGCAGGTGACGCAGACGCAGCTGGTGATGGACGCCCGCGGCTGAGCCTGCGCGGGCTCGCCTCGACACCTCGTCATGCCGGGCTCGACCCGGCATCCAGCTCCGGAACAAGGCCGCACCGGAACCACGATCGGGCGATGGATTGCGGGTCACGCCCGCAATGACGGCGAGGAAGCGGGGATCGCGCCTCAGGCATCCGCGCGCTGCAGGGCCTGCGCCACCTGGCGCAAGGGCGCCAGCGCAGGGAGCGCATCGACGGCGACCCGCTCGGGGCACCAGGGCGACGGCAGGGCGGCGGCCCAGGCCATGACGGTCTGCAGCGTGTCGGGCGGCAGGCTCTCCATGGCGTCGATCCGGATCGTGAGCGCCGCGACCCGGCCGTCGGCCGGTGCGAACGCCCAGTCGTAGCGGCCGCATCCCACGCGCACCGCGCCGTCCTGCCTGGCCGACATGGCCACCAGCCAGCGGCAGCCGAAGGCCACCGCGTCCGGCGGCGGCGGCGCGCCGAGGCAGACGCTGTGCACGTTCTCGTACTCCTGGTTGAAGCGGCGCACCAGCGTCTCGGCCAGGGCCTCGCGGCCGGCCGATGCCGGCGGGAACGAGATCGCGTCGGTGCGCACGACCATGCGCAGCTGCACGTCGGGCGCGAAGGCCGCGTCGAGCAGGTAGGGCCGGTTGCCGTCCTTGGCCCGGAGGTAGGCGGCGATCGCCTCGGCGGGGGAAATCGCCTGGCCCTCGAACGCGCGGGCGACGGCCACCGGGCGCGCATCGGCGACGGTGGGCGGCCAGACGACCTGGAAGCACTGGCACAGGACCGGAGTGTCGTCCTGCAGCCGGCCGCCCCACTCGCGGAAGACTTGGCCGAAGTACCACGCATGGGCCTGCCGCCAGGCCGCCAGGCTGCCGTCGCCCTC includes the following:
- a CDS encoding ASCH domain-containing protein; this encodes MSFTPIPDADPRAARARAGRRDVRQDAECAAFWDGFTASLAGGDPRRTAWPDAFGFGGEGPLADELAALVLAGRKRATASLPVEYTALGEALPVAGDLSIVLDGAGHPVAIIERTSVQLVAFEAVDASFAAREGEGDGSLAAWRQAHAWYFGQVFREWGGRLQDDTPVLCQCFQVVWPPTVADARPVAVARAFEGQAISPAEAIAAYLRAKDGNRPYLLDAAFAPDVQLRMVVRTDAISFPPASAGREALAETLVRRFNQEYENVHSVCLGAPPPPDAVAFGCRWLVAMSARQDGAVRVGCGRYDWAFAPADGRVAALTIRIDAMESLPPDTLQTVMAWAAALPSPWCPERVAVDALPALAPLRQVAQALQRADA
- a CDS encoding PaaI family thioesterase; this encodes MTDLTQLQQVLQPLFPGLMGVRLLEATPERVVAEMVVRPDLCTAGGILHGGAVMAFADTLGAVGTIVNLPPGKSTTTTDSSTKFMAGAMAGTTVRGESVALHRGRTTHVWQTSITNDAGRLCAQVTQTQLVMDARG
- a CDS encoding tripartite tricarboxylate transporter substrate binding protein; this translates as MQNRRHALRQVAAASLALALAGGALAQAPAFPSKPMTIVVPASPGGAIDLLARLIGQKMTEAWGQPVTVDNKAGATGIIGTEFVAKAAPDGHVLALVASSHAINPSMVKKLPYDTLKSFEPVAHTHIVPLVLVVSNTVPARSVKELIAYGKANPGKLSFASSGPGGAPHMSGELFKSMAGLDMVHIPYKGSTVAHPDLISGRTSLMFDTVAAINVQIKAGTVRPLGVTTLQRSSVLPAVPTIAESGLPGYDTSTWGALLAPAGTPKAVVARLNAEVTRILALPDVKQKLQDAGIEPGHGTPEQVSAFLEKEMVKWAKVARDAGIQPE
- a CDS encoding Ldh family oxidoreductase, yielding MSQTLAALQAFGTALYVAAGMDADKATAVARLQVLTDAMGRRTHGLAMAPLYLAELAKGGMQGRGQPEVVTDNGLCAVWDGGYLPGLWLVEQAIEAALPRAAQSGLAAVAIRRSHHIGCLAALVKQAADRGFVAQIANSDPAGQRVAPYGGTEALFTPNPFAIGYPGDDHPVLVDICASITTTSMTRQKHAAGEQFEHPWLLDADGVPTRDPAVLEHASPRGSLQLMGGQEYGHKGFGLALMIEALSQGLSGHGRKDAPRRWGGNVFLLVIDPARFAGRDAFADQMDHLADRCRANRPIDARKPVRLPGDAAAAGIAQAQREGIAYDAPTWSALAGWADQLRVALPA
- a CDS encoding Bug family tripartite tricarboxylate transporter substrate binding protein, whose translation is MPTTSPARRAALRACAMAALALASGAASAQAWPSKPVTIVVPFAPGGGTDIGTRVVAQKLSQLWGQSVVVDNRGGAGGNVGLDIVARAKPDGYTLMTGNVGTQSINPTLYKKLSYNPDTAFTPIAQFAELPFVLAATTSLPAKNARELVALAKAQPDKVSYASSGSGGSPHLSGETFKIATGTKILHVPYKGGGAAMTDLIAGNVQLMFASVLELSGHIKAGKLKALAIAGKQRVAALPDVPTLEESGVTGAESGSWLGLLAPAGTPQAVVDKVAQDVRQVLAMPDVQQQLQAQGAVARFGTAAEFNALIASDRKRYARIITENNLSAD
- a CDS encoding 2-hydroxyacid dehydrogenase; translated protein: MKHVILQNGPLSPWLEEQLAARYEVLPLHKQADPQAFLREQGARIEGMATSGKAGAKAALLDALPNLRVISSFGVGYDAIDIDKVRARGIPVGYTPDVLNDCVADTAFALLMDVARGTSASDRFVRRGDWLKGNFPLTTRVSGKRLGIVGLGRIGRVIARRAAGFDMEIRYHNRRPVEGSGYAYEPTLAGLAAWCDFLVIIAAGGAGTRHLVDAQVLRALGPQGFLVNVARGSVVDERALVKALQERTIAGAGLDVFDDEPNVPPALFTLDNVVLLPHVASATNETRRAMGELTLSNLDAFFATGQVPVAIPHPA
- a CDS encoding class I SAM-dependent methyltransferase; the encoded protein is MNPNKALWEKGDFTRIADSMRASGEALVATLGLRPGMRVMDLGCGDGTTALPAAQLGADVLGVDIAENLVRAGNDRARAAGLANIRFVEGDASNLEGIENGSFDRVVSVFGAMFAPRPADVAREMVRVTRPGGAIVMGNWIPNDPTLVAQILKISSAYSPPPPQGFVSPMTWGVQDHVLERFGAAGVPADAVACQADTFTFRFPGSPEAFVDLFRRFYGPTMNAFEAAAREGREGRLREELEALFAAQNRSGNPQSTEIPANYLRVTVQVA
- a CDS encoding Bug family tripartite tricarboxylate transporter substrate binding protein, with protein sequence MTATRRHFLQVSAAAAVSLPAFAATWPSQPLKIVIPFAAGGTSDVIARIISKPLSDALGQPVVIENRTGASGNLGAGVVANATDAHTMLLSDLGALAVSPLVTKDLPFKIEQLQGVTMLAYSPHLLVVHPSVPANNVKELAAWSQTNKLNAASSGSGTPNHLGIVDIALTTGMKWQHVPYRGGAAAINDTMAGTTQMLLNGMVATYPLVQSGKLKMIGVSKRTRMAVIGNVPTLAEQGVTGFESGTYQGVVVSASMPRPAVEALSAALVKVIRTPEIRARLTELGAEVMTSSPAETTQWLGSERKRWAGVIERAGKTIEGNA
- a CDS encoding ribonuclease activity regulator RraA; the protein is MALNPTTKAQLMGVSTATLCTALFKRGLRNQFIQDVHPLNANLPNMVGEAFTLRYIPAREDLNPITVFLDRNHPQRQAVEQCPEGAVMVIDSRKNARAASAGSILVTRLMVRGCAGVVTDGGFRDSPEIGAMTFPSYHHRPSAPTNLTMHQALDINVPIGCGDVAVFPGDVVVGDREGVVVIPAHLADEVAAEAHEMTAFEDFVSEEVLKGRSILGLYPATDPRTKDDFAAWRRAKGR